A section of the Gossypium arboreum isolate Shixiya-1 unplaced genomic scaffold, ASM2569848v2 Contig00162, whole genome shotgun sequence genome encodes:
- the LOC108487540 gene encoding uncharacterized protein LOC108487540 isoform X3, with product MLNIMQCYKVQPSSPNKSAKELIMFEQHCNIENLGRVNKVKVKRRITVESLQLEPLCNQSMEKFFKFPTMKLDRNMNDIMITSAYHFCPYRGHKSSQSA from the exons ATGCTGAATATCATGCAATGCTACAAAGTTCAACCCTCTTCACCCAATAAATCTGCAAAAGAG CTTatcatgtttgagcaacattgcaATATTGAAAATCTTGGTCGAGTTAACAAAGTTAAGGTCAAAAGGCGAATCACAGTGGAGAGTTTACAATTAGAACCACTTTGTAATCAG AGCATGGAGAAGTTCTTCAAGTTCCCCACTATGAAGTTGGACAGAAATATGAACGACATCATGATTACTTCTGCTTATCATTTCTGCCCTTACAGAGGACACAAAAGCTCTCAATCAGCTT AA